Genomic DNA from Streptacidiphilus rugosus AM-16:
GATGCGGGCCGGCAGGACCTGCGGCTCCTGCGAGCGGCCGTCGTAGTTCGGCGAGAAGTTGACGGTCTCCTCGTCGATGTCCCGCATCATCTCCATGGCGAGCGGCATCATGCGGCACTCGGTGTACCGCATGGCGGCGGCCGGGTCGTTGCCCGGGGAGCCGAAGTTGCCGTTGCCGTCCACGAGCGGCATCCGCAGCGACCACGGCTGCGCCAGGCGGACCAGCGCGTCGTAGATCGAGCTGTCGCCGTGCGGGTGGTAGTTGCCCATCACGTCGCCGACGACGCGGGCGCACTTGTAGTAGCCCTTCTCGGGGCGGTAGCCCCCGTCGTACATCGCGTAGAGCACGCGCCGGTGCACCGGCTTCAGGCCGTCGCGGACCTCGGGCAGCGCACGGGAGACGATCACGCTCATCGCGTAGTCGAGGTACGAGCGCTGCATCTCCGTCTCGAGCTCGACCGGCTCGATCCTGGTGTCCAGCTGACCGGGCAGCCCGGTCACGTCGGGGTTTTCCTCCGGCTGCGCGCCTTCGGGGCGGTTGTCGTCGACCACGGGTGGTCAGTTTCCTTTCGCTGGCGGTACTGCCGGACCTCTTAGACGTCGAGGAAACGGACGTCCTTGGCGTTGCGCTGGATGAAGGAGCGGCGGGCCTCGACGTCCTCGCCCATGAGGATCGAGAACAGGTCGTCGGCGCGGGCTGCGTCCTCCAGGGTGACCTGGGAGAGCAGGCGCACGTCGCGGTCCATGGTGGTGACCCGCAGCTCCTCGGCGTTCATCTCGCCCAGACCCTTGAAGCGCTGGATCGCGTCGTCCTTGGGCAGCTTGCGGCCGCCCTGGCGCCCGGCCTCCAGCGTGGCCTCCTTCTCGCGCTCGGTGTAGACGTACTCGACGTCGTCGCGACCCCACTTGATCTTGTACAGCGGCGGGCGGGCCAGGTAGACGTGGCCTCCCTCGATCAGCGGCCGCATGAAGCGGAAGAGCAGGGTGAGCAGCAGCGTGGAGATGTGCTGGCCGTCGACGTCGGCGTCCGCCATCAGGATGATCTTGTGATAGCGGAGCTTCTGCAGGTCGAAGTCGTCGTGCACGCCGGTGCCGAAGGCCGAGATCAGCGCCTGGACCTCGGTGTTCTGCAGCACCTTGTCGATGCGGGCCTTCTCGACGTTGAGGATCTTGCCTCGGATCGGCAGGATCGCCTGCACCCGCGGGTCACGGCCCTGCTTGGCCGAGCCGCCGGCGGAGTCACCCTCGACGATGAAGATCTCGCACTCGGTCGGGTCCTTGGACTGGCAGTCCGAGAGCTTGCCCGGCAGCGAGGCCGACTCCAGCAGCCCCTTGCGCCGCGTCAGGTCCCGCACCTTGCGGGCGGCGACGCGGGCCGTGGCGGCGGTGATCGCCTTGCGGATGATGTCCGCGGCCTCGTTCGGGTTGCGGTCCAGCCAGTCGTTGAAGTGCTCGTGCACGACTTTCTGCACGAAGGTCTTCGCCTCGGTGTTGCCGAGCTTCGTCTTGGTCTGGCCCTCGAACTGCGGCTCGCCCAGCTTGACGCTGATGATCGCGGTCAGACCCTCGCGGATGTCCTCGCCGGTGAGGTTGTCGTCCTTCTCGCGCAGCAGCTTCTTGTCCCGCGCGTAGCGGTTGACCAGGCCGGTCAGCGCCGCACGGAAGCCCTCCTCGTGCGTACCGCCCTCGTGGGTGTGGATGGTGTTCGCGAAGGAGTACACGCCCTCGTTGTACGAGGTGTTCCACTGCATGGCGATCTCGACGGAGATCTTCTTGTCCTTGTCCTCCGCCTCGAAGTCGATGACGGTGGGGTGGATCACCTCGCCCTTGCGGGAGTTGAGGTACTTCACGAAGTCGGAGATGCCGCCCTCGTAGTGGTACCGCACCGCGTTCGGCTTGCCGTCGTCGTCGGTGTGGTCCGGACGCTCGTCGGTCAGCGAGATCGCCAGGCCCTTGTTCAGGAAGGCCATCTCCTGGAAACGCCGCGAGAGCGTGTCGAAGGAGTAGTCGGTGGTCTCGAAGATCTCCGGGTCGGCCCAGAAGGTGACCGTGGTGCCCGTCTCCGAGGTCTCCTCGTGCTGGGCCAGCGGGGCCACGGGGACGCCGCTCTTGTACTCCTGCGTCCAGCGGTGGCCGTCGGTCCGCACCTCGACCGCCAGGCGGGTCGACAGCGCGTTCACCACGGAGACGCCGACGCCGTGCAGACCGCCGGAGACGG
This window encodes:
- the gyrB gene encoding DNA topoisomerase (ATP-hydrolyzing) subunit B, which encodes MAESGNPNQSPDENGVSGDGEKSYDASAIQVLEGLEAVRKRPGMYIGSTGERGLHHLVQEIVDNSVDEAMAGHADSIEVTILPDGAVRVVDNGRGIPVGVEKTTGKPAVEVVLTVLHAGGKFGGGGYAVSGGLHGVGVSVVNALSTRLAVEVRTDGHRWTQEYKSGVPVAPLAQHEETSETGTTVTFWADPEIFETTDYSFDTLSRRFQEMAFLNKGLAISLTDERPDHTDDDGKPNAVRYHYEGGISDFVKYLNSRKGEVIHPTVIDFEAEDKDKKISVEIAMQWNTSYNEGVYSFANTIHTHEGGTHEEGFRAALTGLVNRYARDKKLLREKDDNLTGEDIREGLTAIISVKLGEPQFEGQTKTKLGNTEAKTFVQKVVHEHFNDWLDRNPNEAADIIRKAITAATARVAARKVRDLTRRKGLLESASLPGKLSDCQSKDPTECEIFIVEGDSAGGSAKQGRDPRVQAILPIRGKILNVEKARIDKVLQNTEVQALISAFGTGVHDDFDLQKLRYHKIILMADADVDGQHISTLLLTLLFRFMRPLIEGGHVYLARPPLYKIKWGRDDVEYVYTEREKEATLEAGRQGGRKLPKDDAIQRFKGLGEMNAEELRVTTMDRDVRLLSQVTLEDAARADDLFSILMGEDVEARRSFIQRNAKDVRFLDV